A single Planctomycetota bacterium DNA region contains:
- a CDS encoding SPOR domain-containing protein — translation MKKRSAPELYEVLKRGNVDIRKPSLKEEDAVKEDSTAKSSDSNVVPLVTLTPIPERVYPKLKSSFVKKPGSPQNKEFKLSYNAVFFGILIGIIILAIVFIMGRESSPSKDTSSSGTVEPAVTDGQTSTADTVRAAPAPAPAPAATQQKWMIEVVSYDNTTVGKYSADRMLKLLQNKQITNSSVDRNHRDSSQISVYIGPYGSRSEAEEAFKSIKNANRDIRVFSISEVVQIRR, via the coding sequence ATGAAAAAAAGGAGCGCTCCTGAATTATACGAGGTCTTAAAAAGGGGAAACGTTGATATCAGGAAACCTTCGCTTAAAGAAGAAGATGCTGTTAAAGAAGACAGCACGGCGAAAAGCTCAGATTCCAATGTTGTGCCTCTTGTAACGCTTACCCCAATTCCGGAAAGGGTTTATCCTAAGCTTAAAAGTTCCTTTGTAAAAAAGCCTGGATCCCCGCAAAATAAAGAGTTTAAGCTTTCGTATAATGCGGTCTTTTTCGGCATTTTAATCGGTATCATCATACTGGCGATTGTGTTTATTATGGGGCGTGAAAGCAGCCCTTCAAAAGACACATCTTCTTCCGGTACGGTTGAGCCTGCCGTTACAGACGGGCAAACGTCTACGGCGGATACAGTCAGGGCAGCACCTGCCCCGGCTCCGGCTCCTGCCGCCACTCAGCAAAAATGGATGATAGAAGTGGTTTCTTACGATAATACTACCGTCGGCAAATATTCGGCCGACCGTATGTTAAAGCTCTTACAAAATAAGCAGATTACAAATTCCTCGGTTGACCGGAACCACCGGGATTCTTCCCAAATCAGTGTGTATATAGGGCCGTATGGTTCAAGGTCAGAGGCCGAAGAAGCTTTCAAATCCATAAAAAACGCTAATCGCGATATCAGAGTATTTTCCATAAGCGAAGTTGTTCAGATTAGGAGGTAA
- a CDS encoding sigma-54-dependent Fis family transcriptional regulator produces the protein MRVLLAEDDKGIRVTLGDAIKEKGYDLTVAPDGNRALELLSQQDFDCVLLDIKLPGVDGMTILQKTTVAKPDLPIIIITGFGTVDSAIVALKSGAYDYLEKPFYNEKVLLILERIRQQNKIRQEYLKLKEEKQHYENLVGKSHKMKEVFQLIESVAKSDASVLIQGESGTGKELVAEAIHTQSLRKDAPLVKISCAVFPENLIEAELFGHEKGAFTDAKSQKIGRFEMADKGTIFLDDIDDMSPRTQVKLLRVLQEHEFERIGGTATIKVDIRILVATKDDLLKKVKDGSFREDLYYRLNVVNIKIPPLRERESDIQLLMDHFIKKYGKGKEYKVDPETLFALQNYNWPGNVRELENAVERAVTLAGDSLVLKKEHLIKPQPVQPAESDSPQMPDQFISLVEYLNQAEVAYLKRLNEFTKGNKTEMAGILQISRKNLWEKLKKYGLE, from the coding sequence ATGAGAGTGCTTTTAGCCGAAGATGACAAAGGTATCCGCGTAACATTAGGCGATGCCATAAAAGAAAAAGGTTATGACCTTACCGTTGCACCGGACGGCAATCGCGCTCTGGAGTTGCTTTCCCAGCAGGACTTTGATTGCGTCCTTTTGGATATTAAACTGCCTGGCGTGGACGGGATGACAATCTTGCAGAAAACCACCGTTGCCAAGCCTGATTTGCCCATCATTATCATTACCGGGTTCGGCACGGTTGATTCCGCCATAGTTGCCCTCAAAAGCGGGGCTTATGATTATCTCGAAAAGCCTTTCTATAATGAAAAAGTCCTCCTGATTCTGGAACGTATCAGGCAGCAGAATAAAATCCGCCAGGAATACCTGAAGCTCAAAGAGGAAAAACAGCATTACGAAAACCTGGTCGGCAAAAGCCATAAAATGAAGGAGGTTTTTCAGTTGATTGAAAGCGTTGCCAAAAGCGATGCAAGCGTCTTGATCCAGGGGGAAAGCGGAACCGGCAAGGAACTGGTTGCCGAAGCCATCCATACCCAAAGCCTGAGAAAAGACGCGCCGTTGGTGAAAATAAGCTGTGCAGTATTCCCGGAAAACCTGATAGAAGCGGAACTGTTCGGGCACGAAAAAGGCGCTTTTACCGATGCCAAATCACAGAAAATCGGCCGGTTCGAAATGGCTGATAAAGGCACCATTTTCCTCGATGATATCGACGATATGTCTCCACGTACCCAAGTCAAGTTGTTGCGCGTGCTTCAGGAGCACGAATTCGAGCGTATCGGCGGTACGGCTACCATAAAAGTTGATATCAGAATCCTTGTTGCGACGAAGGATGACCTCCTTAAAAAAGTCAAGGACGGCTCTTTCCGGGAGGATTTATATTATCGTTTGAATGTCGTCAATATAAAAATACCGCCCTTGCGTGAAAGAGAGTCTGATATCCAGCTTTTGATGGACCATTTCATAAAAAAGTACGGCAAGGGGAAAGAGTATAAAGTTGATCCTGAAACCCTTTTTGCCTTGCAAAACTATAATTGGCCGGGCAATGTCCGGGAGCTGGAAAACGCCGTGGAACGCGCCGTGACCCTGGCCGGCGACAGCCTTGTTTTGAAAAAGGAGCATCTTATAAAGCCTCAACCGGTGCAGCCTGCCGAGTCGGATTCGCCCCAAATGCCTGACCAGTTTATCAGCCTGGTTGAATATCTTAACCAGGCGGAAGTGGCCTATCTTAAGCGCCTTAATGAGTTTACCAAGGGCAATAAAACCGAAATGGCCGGTATTCTCCAAATCAGCCGGAAGAACCTTTGGGAAAAATTAAAGAAATACGGTTTAGAATAG
- a CDS encoding OmpA family protein, which produces MAKSVRMVVVIMLIVGMVWIAGGCVSLGKYKKMENKYRAEIEALNNQRNALKDAKEDIEKKNYDLSQELGIAKGENAALTKKWKAEQMARARLLEGIGSKLRGIEGIEITPGGIEIQGEVLFDSGKVTLKESGKEILGRVAEVFKQHPDYIIRVDGHTDTDPIDKSAGEWKTRSNFELGAYRALKVLLYFQEQGIDPAKMFLCSFGEHQPKSEKKAENRRVVIGFMPVESKEAPEATDEKIRK; this is translated from the coding sequence ATGGCAAAATCAGTGAGGATGGTGGTTGTTATTATGTTGATTGTAGGAATGGTCTGGATTGCCGGCGGATGCGTTTCCTTGGGAAAATACAAGAAGATGGAAAATAAATATCGCGCCGAGATAGAAGCTTTAAATAACCAGCGCAATGCCTTGAAAGATGCTAAGGAAGATATTGAAAAGAAGAATTACGACCTTAGCCAGGAGCTAGGGATCGCTAAAGGCGAAAACGCTGCTTTAACAAAAAAATGGAAAGCTGAACAGATGGCCCGGGCAAGATTACTTGAAGGAATTGGCAGCAAACTAAGAGGAATCGAAGGCATTGAAATAACCCCGGGTGGAATTGAAATTCAAGGGGAAGTCCTTTTTGATTCTGGTAAGGTTACACTTAAAGAAAGCGGCAAGGAAATACTTGGCCGTGTTGCCGAAGTATTCAAACAGCATCCTGATTATATCATTCGCGTAGACGGCCATACGGATACAGACCCGATTGATAAATCCGCAGGGGAGTGGAAAACCCGTTCTAATTTTGAGTTAGGTGCTTATAGGGCATTAAAGGTGCTTTTGTATTTCCAGGAACAAGGCATTGATCCGGCGAAGATGTTCCTATGCAGCTTCGGCGAACACCAACCCAAGAGTGAGAAAAAAGCCGAAAACAGGCGGGTTGTCATAGGTTTTATGCCCGTTGAATCGAAAGAAGCTCCTGAAGCGACGGACGAAAAAATAAGAAAATAG
- a CDS encoding helix-turn-helix domain-containing protein, translated as MTPEKEEFYSFDDVLKELKLNEEDLKKIVSEGDLRAFRQDDQIKFRKEDIESFRKGKFYSFDDVLDELKLSEDELNRMVSEGEIQAFKEADRVHFKKEDIDSIKKGKITEPTVILPPDDLLKAGSGKEETFLEEDTSSITEELPFGDTDITIPSLEDEKISLEGDESSNVTAPLKDTEGTFIEETVEDEQATIAEEFAETVAEKPVEFKAPPPPPSAAALRPSRRYAPAVDAPTVRPKVHPAFVIILVLSFVFLMFVGSFLGDIISISSGRTDLPVGVTRDLGQIVIDLFGIKDESGTPIDMKNYKP; from the coding sequence ATGACTCCGGAAAAAGAAGAGTTTTATTCGTTTGACGACGTCCTTAAAGAGCTGAAATTAAACGAGGAAGACCTGAAGAAAATAGTTTCAGAAGGCGATTTACGGGCATTTCGCCAGGATGACCAGATTAAATTCCGTAAGGAAGATATTGAAAGTTTCCGCAAAGGTAAATTTTATTCTTTTGATGATGTCCTTGACGAGCTGAAGTTGAGCGAGGATGAGCTTAACCGGATGGTTTCCGAAGGTGAAATCCAGGCGTTCAAAGAAGCCGATAGGGTCCACTTCAAAAAAGAAGATATTGACAGCATAAAAAAGGGTAAAATTACTGAGCCTACCGTGATTTTGCCTCCTGACGACCTTCTTAAAGCTGGCAGCGGTAAGGAAGAAACATTTCTGGAAGAAGATACTTCCAGTATTACAGAAGAGCTTCCTTTCGGTGATACTGATATAACAATTCCATCGCTTGAAGACGAAAAAATCAGCCTTGAAGGCGATGAAAGCAGTAACGTTACCGCTCCCTTAAAGGATACTGAAGGAACGTTTATCGAAGAAACAGTGGAGGACGAACAAGCCACGATTGCGGAGGAATTTGCCGAAACCGTTGCGGAAAAACCGGTCGAGTTTAAAGCGCCGCCTCCACCTCCTTCAGCCGCCGCGCTCCGGCCTTCCAGGCGTTACGCCCCTGCGGTTGATGCGCCGACAGTAAGGCCAAAGGTTCATCCGGCTTTTGTAATAATATTAGTGCTCTCTTTCGTTTTTTTGATGTTTGTCGGGTCGTTTTTGGGCGATATAATAAGCATATCATCCGGCAGGACGGATTTGCCCGTTGGGGTTACCCGGGACTTAGGCCAAATAGTGATTGATCTTTTTGGAATTAAAGATGAGTCCGGGACGCCCATTGATATGAAGAATTATAAACCGTGA
- a CDS encoding GGDEF domain-containing protein: MILLVLLAISNIKNKDASDKIKSVEKNNADLIKQNHGFQAKIDLLSATREISLILNEDVEFEIILTKSMEIITQLSSSYGETDAVTVFLKSGRDDKLIPVAKREKGVTYFEKELNRQNVNNKNVKESFEHQRLFLSVTGDEFDFSLPLVADREAVGVVKVKTILEGDAEERTRKVGQIQINLMEFAKIISLAIKTPTLYSRTITDSLTGLFSKRHFFAQIQTYFELSRRHKTPFSLLMIDIDHFKSVNDTYGHPVGDLVLREITKLIEKNLRKTSSAYRYGGEEIAIILPNTDLKGAIQAAERVRKKVESYRIIIQEGSKIEVTISLGVSEYNDHMEDVAHLISRADKSLYQAKQTGRNKVCSI; this comes from the coding sequence ATGATTTTACTGGTTCTCCTGGCTATTTCTAATATCAAAAATAAGGATGCATCGGATAAAATAAAATCAGTTGAAAAAAACAATGCTGATTTAATAAAGCAAAACCATGGTTTTCAAGCAAAGATAGACCTTTTATCTGCCACGCGGGAAATCAGCTTAATCCTTAACGAGGATGTTGAATTTGAGATAATCCTTACTAAATCTATGGAAATTATCACCCAATTAAGCAGTTCATATGGGGAAACCGATGCGGTTACTGTTTTCTTGAAATCAGGGCGAGATGATAAATTAATCCCTGTTGCTAAAAGGGAAAAAGGGGTTACTTATTTTGAAAAAGAATTAAACCGCCAGAATGTCAATAACAAAAATGTCAAAGAGTCTTTTGAGCATCAAAGGCTGTTCCTTTCCGTAACAGGGGATGAATTTGATTTTAGCCTGCCTTTAGTAGCTGACCGAGAGGCTGTCGGTGTAGTTAAGGTTAAAACCATATTGGAAGGCGATGCCGAGGAACGCACAAGAAAAGTCGGGCAAATCCAGATAAACCTTATGGAATTTGCCAAGATAATTTCTTTGGCCATTAAAACACCTACTCTTTACAGCCGTACCATCACGGATTCTCTTACCGGATTATTTAGTAAGCGGCATTTTTTCGCTCAAATACAAACCTACTTTGAGTTAAGCCGCAGGCATAAAACTCCTTTTTCTTTGCTTATGATAGATATAGATCATTTTAAGTCAGTAAATGATACCTACGGACACCCTGTTGGCGATCTTGTTTTACGTGAGATAACCAAGCTGATAGAGAAAAATCTCCGGAAAACATCGTCAGCTTATCGTTATGGCGGTGAAGAAATTGCCATTATTTTACCGAATACAGATCTCAAAGGAGCTATACAAGCTGCCGAACGGGTGCGTAAAAAAGTGGAAAGTTATAGAATAATAATACAAGAAGGTTCTAAAATTGAAGTTACCATCAGCCTCGGTGTCAGTGAATACAATGACCATATGGAAGATGTTGCCCATCTTATCAGCCGGGCAGACAAGTCGTTGTATCAGGCAAAACAAACAGGCAGAAACAAAGTCTGTAGCATTTAA
- a CDS encoding helix-hairpin-helix domain-containing protein yields MYSRIHEVVLVLSAAIVLSTVYAVRYYRKPIPPFYFDLPQKYFLININKAGRDVLELLPRIGPGIAGEIENMRVGKGGFTELTNLLEVKGLSEGILNKIKNKITISD; encoded by the coding sequence ATGTATAGCAGAATTCATGAAGTTGTATTGGTTTTATCGGCGGCGATTGTTCTTTCAACGGTTTACGCAGTTCGATATTATCGAAAACCTATTCCTCCGTTTTATTTTGATTTACCCCAAAAATACTTTTTGATTAATATAAATAAAGCCGGGCGGGATGTTCTCGAATTATTGCCGCGGATTGGGCCGGGTATCGCCGGGGAAATAGAAAATATGCGTGTGGGAAAAGGCGGTTTTACTGAATTAACTAATTTATTGGAGGTAAAAGGGCTTAGCGAGGGCATTCTTAATAAAATAAAAAATAAAATAACAATAAGTGATTAA
- a CDS encoding D-glycerate dehydrogenase has translation MNKSVYITQKIPECGLAILKKNRFNIEIKSEKQPVSKRELLERVRNKDGLICLLGDNIDKDIINAGSNLKIIATYSVGYDNIDVSYASKRGIMVTNTPGVLTDATAELTWALIFACARRIAESDRFIRKKEKWFWRPDLMVGTGLNNKILGIIGAGRIGQAVAYKAKGFNMEIVYTDLSRNRKLELLTGAKKSSLHTVLSKSDFITLHTPLMQETKHLISSNEFALMKPSAYLVNTSRGAVVNEKALVVALKSGQIAGAGLDVYENEPKVNPALLKLDNVVLLPHIGSATKEARDKMATMVAENVVIALSGKQPPNLVNH, from the coding sequence ATGAATAAAAGCGTTTATATAACACAAAAAATCCCGGAATGCGGTTTGGCGATCCTTAAAAAGAACCGTTTTAATATTGAGATTAAATCTGAAAAGCAACCGGTCTCGAAAAGGGAATTACTGGAAAGGGTCAGAAACAAAGACGGGTTAATATGTCTCCTTGGGGATAATATTGATAAAGATATTATAAATGCCGGTAGTAACCTTAAAATTATCGCTACTTATTCTGTCGGGTATGATAATATAGATGTTTCTTATGCTTCTAAACGGGGGATAATGGTTACAAATACGCCGGGTGTTTTGACTGATGCCACGGCGGAATTAACATGGGCACTTATTTTTGCCTGCGCCAGGCGGATTGCGGAATCAGATAGGTTTATCCGTAAAAAAGAGAAGTGGTTTTGGCGGCCTGATTTGATGGTAGGAACCGGTTTAAATAATAAAATACTTGGGATTATTGGTGCTGGACGTATCGGACAAGCGGTTGCTTATAAAGCAAAAGGTTTTAATATGGAAATTGTATATACAGATTTATCCCGTAATCGGAAACTTGAGCTTTTAACCGGAGCGAAGAAAAGCAGTCTTCACACTGTTTTAAGTAAATCTGATTTTATAACTTTACATACGCCTCTTATGCAGGAAACTAAACATCTGATTTCTTCAAACGAATTTGCATTGATGAAGCCGAGCGCATATCTGGTCAATACCTCACGTGGGGCTGTTGTAAATGAAAAGGCGTTGGTGGTGGCTTTAAAATCAGGTCAAATAGCCGGTGCCGGTTTAGATGTATACGAAAATGAGCCAAAAGTCAATCCTGCTTTATTGAAACTGGATAACGTTGTTTTATTGCCCCATATCGGCAGTGCTACAAAAGAGGCCAGGGATAAGATGGCCACTATGGTTGCCGAAAATGTTGTAATCGCGCTTTCCGGAAAACAACCGCCTAATTTAGTAAATCATTAA
- a CDS encoding DUF2344 domain-containing protein produces MNRFVIQVRFTKHGQSRFLSHRELMTAIQRAVRRGNIPVKMSEGFNPRPRISFPTALSLGIESNDEVIYMILSEWITPNDVIKKFQAQLPSGIKIIEVEPVLSTVLPKVEEVEYHIIFNSYKDSPDEHQIARFMEQKQVLIQRTRKEKVQLKDVKKFITNVRKLNDQTLFLGVKFTPEGSVSPEEVLESFGVKLSSAYVRKIKTILNSASV; encoded by the coding sequence ATGAATCGGTTTGTTATACAAGTCCGTTTTACCAAACACGGCCAGTCTCGTTTTCTTTCCCATCGTGAGTTAATGACGGCAATTCAAAGAGCAGTCAGGCGTGGTAACATACCTGTAAAAATGTCAGAAGGCTTTAACCCGCGTCCCAGAATTTCTTTCCCGACTGCTTTGAGCTTGGGTATTGAGTCTAACGATGAGGTGATTTATATGATTCTTTCTGAATGGATTACGCCAAACGATGTTATCAAAAAATTCCAGGCACAACTTCCCTCGGGCATAAAGATTATTGAAGTTGAACCGGTTTTATCTACTGTTTTACCCAAGGTTGAAGAGGTTGAATATCATATCATTTTTAATTCGTATAAAGACAGTCCTGATGAACACCAAATCGCTAGGTTTATGGAGCAGAAACAGGTGTTGATTCAACGCACCCGCAAGGAAAAAGTTCAGCTTAAGGATGTTAAGAAATTTATTACAAATGTTCGTAAATTAAACGACCAGACTCTGTTCTTGGGCGTTAAGTTTACGCCAGAAGGTTCGGTTTCTCCGGAAGAAGTTCTTGAGTCTTTCGGTGTGAAGTTAAGCTCGGCTTATGTGCGTAAAATAAAAACAATTCTTAACAGTGCCAGTGTATGA
- the pilM gene encoding type IV pilus assembly protein PilM, giving the protein MAKIKGKSLIGLDIGSKCVKAVELVSGEGVYTITGYAVEDIPAGADLKEFLKSLFQKAGFSSKKVVTAVSGRPVIVRYITMPEMSDEELPNAIKYEASKYIPFEANEVVLDCQRMDLPAPASAEAPPADSANKEMKVVLVASKRTLIEDHLAILEGAGLWPYIIDIDTFALGNAYELHQMLAANQGKVEDNKTIALIDIGTIKSSLNIMSGPVSCFTREITIAGNDFTEAISKRTGLQSAQADELKCNPADKIEDIKDATASLVDDLIHEVHLSFDYFEHQFEKPIDMVYLSGGSGRLVGLEDAFEKNLEKRPIWWNPLEYLAVDEEKLTKEDIGRHASRLAIAIGLASRVKPK; this is encoded by the coding sequence ATGGCGAAAATAAAAGGAAAATCGTTAATCGGCTTGGATATCGGGAGTAAATGCGTTAAGGCCGTTGAGCTTGTCAGCGGAGAAGGCGTTTATACCATTACCGGTTATGCCGTTGAAGATATACCGGCCGGAGCCGATTTGAAGGAATTCCTGAAAAGCCTGTTCCAAAAAGCGGGGTTTAGTTCAAAGAAAGTGGTAACGGCAGTTTCCGGAAGGCCGGTTATCGTTCGTTATATCACAATGCCGGAAATGTCTGATGAAGAATTGCCTAATGCCATAAAATATGAAGCCAGCAAGTATATTCCTTTTGAAGCAAATGAAGTTGTGCTCGATTGCCAGCGCATGGATTTGCCTGCTCCGGCAAGCGCAGAAGCGCCGCCGGCGGATTCTGCAAACAAAGAGATGAAGGTGGTTTTGGTGGCTTCCAAACGGACTTTGATTGAAGACCACCTGGCTATTTTGGAAGGAGCTGGGCTATGGCCGTATATTATTGATATAGATACTTTTGCTCTTGGCAACGCTTACGAGCTTCACCAGATGCTGGCGGCTAATCAAGGTAAGGTCGAGGATAATAAGACAATAGCTTTGATTGATATCGGGACCATTAAGTCGTCGTTGAATATTATGTCAGGTCCTGTTTCCTGTTTTACACGTGAGATAACCATTGCCGGGAATGATTTCACGGAGGCAATAAGCAAAAGAACCGGATTGCAGTCTGCTCAGGCCGACGAACTTAAATGCAACCCGGCTGATAAAATAGAAGATATTAAAGATGCAACAGCTTCTTTGGTGGATGATTTGATTCACGAAGTGCATTTATCTTTTGATTACTTTGAGCACCAGTTTGAAAAACCAATAGACATGGTTTATCTTTCCGGAGGAAGCGGCCGTTTGGTTGGGTTGGAAGATGCTTTTGAAAAGAACCTGGAGAAACGTCCGATTTGGTGGAATCCATTGGAGTATTTGGCGGTTGATGAAGAAAAGCTTACGAAAGAAGATATCGGGCGGCATGCTTCCCGTTTGGCTATAGCAATAGGGTTGGCTTCCCGCGTAAAACCGAAATAA
- a CDS encoding nucleotidyltransferase family protein — MKALILGAGYGVRLYPLTQNMPKPLLAIAGKPVINWTIERLNKIKEIKELFIVVNQRFYPNYERWVKEFKGPKKITVVNDGTTSPDDRLGAIKDIRFVIEQEKINDDLLIVAGDNLFDFALKPLVDFYKKKGPCIALINLKKLDEKLLSQYGIATLNKAKQIVEFEEKPPVPKSTLAAVCLYIFSRDRLGLINDYLDCCYNPDAPGYYIQWLYKQTALFGCEMKGKWFDIGDIDSYNKANEYFAKKVKRHHTSLTLA; from the coding sequence ATGAAGGCATTGATATTAGGAGCCGGATACGGCGTTAGATTATACCCGCTAACCCAAAATATGCCCAAGCCATTACTGGCAATTGCCGGCAAACCGGTGATTAACTGGACGATTGAACGCCTGAATAAAATCAAAGAGATTAAGGAATTGTTTATCGTGGTTAACCAGCGGTTTTATCCGAATTACGAGAGGTGGGTAAAAGAATTTAAAGGTCCAAAGAAAATTACGGTGGTTAACGACGGTACGACTTCTCCTGATGACAGGTTAGGTGCAATCAAGGATATCCGTTTTGTGATTGAACAGGAGAAGATAAACGATGACCTTTTGATTGTGGCAGGAGATAATCTTTTTGATTTCGCGCTGAAACCGCTCGTGGATTTTTATAAAAAGAAAGGGCCTTGTATTGCGTTAATTAATCTTAAAAAACTTGACGAAAAGCTTCTTTCCCAGTATGGTATTGCTACTTTAAATAAAGCCAAACAAATAGTTGAATTTGAAGAAAAGCCGCCTGTTCCCAAAAGCACATTAGCGGCTGTTTGTTTGTATATTTTTTCCAGGGATAGGTTAGGGTTAATAAACGATTATTTGGATTGCTGTTATAACCCGGATGCGCCCGGTTATTATATCCAATGGCTTTATAAGCAAACTGCTCTTTTTGGTTGTGAAATGAAGGGTAAATGGTTTGACATAGGCGATATTGATTCCTATAATAAGGCGAATGAGTATTTCGCTAAAAAAGTCAAACGTCATCATACGTCTTTAACGTTAGCGTGA
- the argS gene encoding arginine--tRNA ligase: MNILKNEITNLLKGHDTLSGINIDSVLERPPDRAKGDYALACFSLAKSLKQVPNKLASDIALQLKPSGLIASIQAEGGYINFRADPVKLTPLVIKQILTDKEKYGTSSIGEGKTIVIDYSSPNIAKPMGIGHLRSTVIGNSLYKIFSELGYKCIGINYLGDWGTQFGMLIADYKENKNLYSEFNSAFLSERYVAFNERAKTQPELLEKAREEFKKLESMNSENMEIWNKFRALSIKEFQRIYKLIGVSFDDYSGESAVTNINEVIALIENKGLCEISEGALIVNMEKQNLQPCLLKKSDGATLYAARDIAAAIGRHDKYKFHKLIYVVGADQKLHFRQFFKVLELMGYEWAKECVHVEFGLVRLSGEKMSTRQGKTIMLEEVLNEAIEKSKQVIKSRPRELSDKIASADPDEIAKAVGIGAIIFNDLKNRRTRDVDFNWEHILSFDGETGPYLQYTHTRLASLLEKAKHTGYNTESVSPAKAELLTADEEILLAKLLNEFPETIEKAAKNFEPSILSNYLLELSSVFNRFYRFHKVINDLDKDLSNARISLVRSLKYVLAKGLSLLGINPIEKM, translated from the coding sequence ATGAATATACTCAAGAATGAAATAACCAACCTGCTTAAAGGGCATGACACCCTGTCAGGAATAAATATCGACTCTGTCCTGGAAAGGCCGCCGGACCGGGCTAAAGGCGATTATGCTTTAGCCTGCTTTTCACTGGCTAAATCGCTGAAACAAGTTCCTAATAAACTCGCCTCGGATATTGCCTTGCAATTAAAACCTTCGGGCCTCATTGCCTCCATCCAAGCAGAGGGCGGTTATATAAATTTCAGGGCGGACCCGGTAAAGCTGACGCCCCTTGTCATAAAACAAATTCTTACGGATAAAGAAAAATACGGGACATCCTCTATAGGCGAAGGAAAAACCATCGTCATAGATTACTCCTCGCCAAATATCGCCAAGCCCATGGGTATCGGCCACTTGCGCTCAACGGTCATCGGCAACTCTCTCTATAAAATATTCTCCGAGCTTGGGTATAAATGCATCGGCATAAATTACCTGGGCGACTGGGGCACACAGTTCGGAATGCTTATTGCGGATTACAAGGAAAACAAAAACCTCTATTCCGAATTTAATTCCGCGTTCCTGTCCGAACGCTATGTCGCTTTTAACGAACGGGCTAAAACCCAGCCGGAGCTCCTGGAAAAAGCGCGTGAGGAATTCAAGAAACTGGAATCAATGAATTCGGAAAACATGGAAATCTGGAATAAATTCCGCGCGCTCAGCATTAAGGAATTCCAGCGCATTTATAAATTAATAGGGGTGAGCTTCGACGATTACTCCGGCGAATCAGCCGTAACCAATATCAACGAAGTGATTGCCCTGATAGAAAACAAGGGTTTGTGCGAAATCAGCGAAGGCGCTTTAATCGTCAACATGGAAAAACAAAACTTACAGCCGTGCCTCTTAAAGAAAAGCGACGGCGCCACCCTTTATGCCGCGCGAGACATCGCCGCCGCCATCGGCCGCCACGATAAATATAAATTCCATAAATTAATCTACGTGGTCGGCGCGGACCAGAAACTCCACTTCCGCCAGTTCTTTAAAGTCCTGGAACTGATGGGCTACGAATGGGCAAAGGAATGTGTCCACGTTGAGTTCGGGCTGGTCCGTTTATCCGGTGAAAAAATGTCCACCCGCCAGGGAAAGACCATCATGCTGGAAGAAGTCCTGAACGAGGCGATTGAAAAATCCAAACAGGTGATTAAATCAAGGCCGCGGGAATTATCCGATAAAATCGCTTCCGCCGACCCCGATGAAATCGCCAAAGCGGTCGGCATCGGAGCGATTATCTTTAATGACCTTAAAAACAGACGCACGCGGGATGTGGATTTCAACTGGGAACACATTCTCTCATTTGACGGCGAAACCGGGCCATACCTGCAATATACCCATACAAGACTGGCAAGCCTCCTGGAAAAAGCCAAACACACCGGTTATAATACGGAAAGCGTTTCGCCGGCAAAAGCGGAACTCTTGACCGCGGATGAAGAAATATTACTTGCTAAACTCCTGAATGAATTCCCGGAAACCATAGAAAAAGCGGCGAAAAATTTCGAGCCGTCTATTCTCAGTAATTATCTTTTGGAACTCTCCTCGGTTTTCAACCGCTTTTACCGTTTCCACAAAGTGATTAACGATTTGGATAAAGATTTGAGTAATGCCAGAATATCTCTGGTCCGTTCCTTAAAATATGTTCTGGCAAAAGGGTTAAGTCTTCTCGGAATTAATCCTATCGAAAAAATGTAA